Proteins co-encoded in one Sporosarcina sp. FSL K6-1522 genomic window:
- the trpS gene encoding tryptophan--tRNA ligase, whose protein sequence is MKTIFSGVQPTGIVTLGNYIGAFRQFTELQHEYECLFCIVDQHAITVQQDPAELTKAIRSLAATYIASGIDPEKAVLFVQSEVPAHAQAGWIMQCISYIGELERMTQFKDKSDGKEAVSAALLTYPPLMAADILLYNTDIVPVGEDQKQHLEITRDLAERFNKRYGDVLTIPEVRIPKSGARIKSLQDPLKKMSKSDPNKKGTISLLDTPKEIEKKIKSAVTDSEGVVKFDVENKPGVSNLLIIESALSGVAIDELVVKYEGLGYGAFKAGVAEAVINHLTPIQERYFELMESPVLDDILDKGAEKANAIASATLGKMEAAMGLGRRR, encoded by the coding sequence ATGAAAACCATTTTTTCAGGCGTACAGCCAACAGGAATTGTAACACTCGGTAACTATATCGGTGCGTTTCGCCAGTTCACAGAATTACAACACGAGTATGAGTGTCTATTTTGCATTGTCGATCAGCATGCCATCACAGTGCAACAAGACCCTGCTGAGTTAACAAAGGCAATCCGTTCACTGGCAGCGACGTATATTGCGAGTGGCATTGATCCAGAGAAAGCGGTATTGTTCGTCCAATCGGAAGTTCCAGCCCATGCACAAGCAGGTTGGATCATGCAATGTATTTCGTATATTGGAGAACTGGAACGAATGACACAGTTCAAGGATAAGTCGGATGGAAAGGAAGCTGTATCGGCTGCACTTCTCACTTACCCACCACTCATGGCGGCGGATATTCTTTTATACAATACTGATATCGTTCCCGTCGGAGAAGATCAAAAACAGCATCTTGAAATCACGCGTGATTTAGCAGAACGCTTCAACAAACGCTACGGCGACGTGTTAACGATTCCAGAAGTCCGGATTCCGAAAAGCGGTGCCCGTATTAAATCATTGCAAGATCCGCTGAAGAAAATGAGTAAGTCCGATCCGAATAAAAAAGGAACGATTTCTCTGCTTGATACGCCTAAAGAAATCGAAAAGAAAATTAAAAGTGCTGTCACCGATTCCGAAGGCGTTGTGAAATTTGATGTAGAAAATAAGCCAGGCGTTTCGAACTTACTTATCATCGAGTCTGCGCTTAGTGGCGTTGCGATTGATGAACTAGTCGTCAAATATGAAGGACTTGGTTATGGTGCATTTAAAGCGGGTGTTGCCGAAGCAGTGATTAATCACCTAACGCCGATTCAAGAACGCTATTTTGAGCTGATGGAATCGCCTGTCCTTGATGACATTCTCGACAAAGGTGCGGAAAAGGCCAATGCGATTGCTTCTGCTACTCTCGGGAAGATGGAAGCCGCGATGGGACTCGGACGTAGACGGTAA